The Planococcus liqunii genome includes a region encoding these proteins:
- a CDS encoding peptide ABC transporter substrate-binding protein, protein MNRKKMYWFLCLALGFSFFLAACSGNSNSPAPENSEGGTEGGASGELDSEQVLNLMESAEIPTMDSALAEDTVAFNILNNVNEGLYRLNQENIAEPAIAEGEPEVSEDGLTYTFKLREANWSDGTPVTAQDFVFSWQRAVDPATGSPYGPYMMAGTIKNAAAISEGKMDKAELGIEATDDKTLVVTLERPVPYFLSLMSFGTFLPQKEAFVTEKGGAYASNSDNLLFNGPFILTNWDGTGLTWSMEKNPEYWDAETVKLETINVDVVKDAGTGLNLYNSGEKDRTTLSGEFAMQYADDPEVVRELEPSIFYMKFNQERNGQPTVLANENIRRAISMAFNKQDLVDVVLANGSLPANYLVPAEFTFDENQEDFREVNGDMNEYNAEEAKKLWAQGMEEEGLTEVTIEYLGDDTELSKKMNEYLKAQLEENLEGLTISIKTVPFNVRLELDEAQDFEIQNSGWGPDYQDPMTFIDLFVTGSPQNKMGYSNPEFDALVESAKGDLALDIPARWDAMAQAEHILIEEDAAIAPIYQRGAMALQKPYVNDIVVHPFGGDFGYKWAYISGKQ, encoded by the coding sequence GTGAATCGAAAGAAGATGTACTGGTTTCTCTGTTTGGCATTGGGATTTAGTTTTTTTCTCGCAGCATGCAGCGGCAATAGTAATAGCCCGGCTCCAGAAAATTCAGAAGGAGGAACTGAAGGCGGTGCCTCAGGAGAGTTGGATTCCGAACAGGTGCTGAATTTGATGGAAAGTGCTGAAATTCCAACGATGGATTCTGCCTTAGCTGAAGACACAGTGGCTTTTAATATTCTAAATAACGTCAATGAAGGATTGTATCGTCTGAATCAGGAAAACATAGCAGAACCGGCAATCGCAGAAGGGGAACCGGAAGTCAGCGAAGATGGGTTGACCTATACATTTAAGCTTCGCGAAGCCAACTGGTCTGACGGTACACCTGTCACCGCTCAGGACTTTGTCTTCTCCTGGCAGCGTGCCGTAGATCCAGCCACCGGTTCTCCGTATGGTCCTTATATGATGGCCGGCACCATTAAAAATGCGGCGGCAATTTCAGAAGGCAAGATGGATAAAGCAGAGCTTGGCATTGAGGCTACGGACGACAAAACTTTGGTGGTGACGCTGGAACGTCCGGTCCCTTATTTCCTTTCGTTGATGTCTTTCGGAACTTTCCTGCCGCAAAAGGAAGCCTTCGTCACTGAAAAAGGCGGGGCATATGCTTCTAATTCAGACAACCTTCTGTTCAATGGACCGTTTATCCTGACAAACTGGGACGGTACCGGCTTAACTTGGTCAATGGAGAAAAATCCAGAGTATTGGGATGCAGAAACCGTTAAACTTGAAACGATCAATGTCGATGTAGTAAAAGATGCCGGGACAGGGCTCAACCTTTACAATTCAGGAGAAAAAGACCGTACCACTTTATCTGGTGAATTTGCCATGCAATACGCGGATGACCCGGAAGTGGTAAGAGAACTTGAACCGAGTATCTTTTATATGAAGTTTAATCAGGAACGGAATGGGCAGCCTACTGTATTGGCCAATGAAAATATCCGAAGAGCAATTTCAATGGCTTTCAACAAACAAGATTTGGTGGATGTTGTACTTGCGAACGGCTCTTTGCCAGCAAACTACCTGGTGCCGGCTGAATTTACATTTGATGAAAACCAGGAAGACTTCCGGGAAGTCAACGGCGACATGAATGAATACAATGCAGAAGAAGCGAAAAAACTATGGGCACAAGGGATGGAAGAAGAAGGATTGACGGAAGTCACGATTGAATATTTAGGGGACGACACCGAACTATCCAAAAAGATGAATGAATATTTAAAAGCACAGCTGGAAGAAAACCTTGAAGGGCTGACCATCTCCATCAAGACAGTTCCTTTCAATGTCCGACTGGAATTGGATGAAGCACAGGACTTTGAAATCCAAAATTCAGGATGGGGCCCGGATTATCAAGACCCGATGACATTCATCGATTTGTTTGTAACCGGATCTCCTCAAAACAAAATGGGCTACTCAAATCCTGAATTCGATGCACTGGTGGAATCAGCCAAAGGCGATCTGGCACTCGATATTCCGGCACGCTGGGATGCCATGGCGCAGGCTGAGCACATCCTGATTGAAGAGGACGCGGCTATTGCACCGATTTATCAGCGAGGAGCCATGGCGCTGCAGAAACCATATGTCAACGACATAGTTGTTCATCCATTCGGCGGGGATTTCGGCTACAAATGGGCATACATTTCAGGAAAACAGTAA
- the opp4C gene encoding oligopeptide ABC transporter permease, whose product MASSTTITQQKKPERSLSPWQIARKKFLRNKLAMVSTVFIIIVTVISLLAPFLAPYLSPNPDITKVNISSMNIQPNGEHILGTDKSGRDVLTRLFYGGRVSLLVGFSATLMVITLGTVVGSIAGFFGGAVDSILMRFTDFVLNFPFLVFVIVLNTVLYGIVDGLWVLIMVIGVLSWGGVARLVRSKVLAEKENEYILAALSIGCSPWKVIRKHLLPNVMSTIIVQGTLIFASMIVVESALSYLGFGVPQTTPSWGNMLSSANEPDVLQGKPWIWMPPALVITLTILSINFIGEGLKDALNPKSLR is encoded by the coding sequence ATGGCATCATCAACCACTATTACACAGCAGAAGAAGCCGGAAAGAAGCTTATCTCCATGGCAGATTGCCCGGAAAAAGTTCTTGCGCAATAAATTGGCGATGGTGAGTACAGTTTTCATCATAATCGTAACTGTTATCTCATTACTGGCACCGTTTCTTGCGCCTTATCTGTCGCCGAATCCAGATATTACAAAAGTGAATATCAGTTCTATGAACATTCAGCCAAATGGTGAACATATTCTTGGAACGGATAAAAGCGGAAGGGATGTATTAACGCGTTTGTTTTACGGAGGACGGGTTTCTCTATTAGTAGGTTTTAGTGCGACGTTGATGGTTATTACACTCGGAACGGTAGTCGGATCCATCGCAGGATTTTTTGGCGGGGCAGTAGACAGCATTTTAATGCGCTTTACTGACTTCGTTTTAAACTTTCCGTTCCTGGTCTTCGTTATTGTATTGAATACGGTTCTCTATGGGATTGTAGATGGCCTTTGGGTGCTGATCATGGTGATTGGGGTACTTAGCTGGGGCGGTGTGGCACGGCTGGTGCGCAGTAAAGTGCTGGCAGAAAAAGAGAACGAATACATTCTCGCTGCCTTGTCGATTGGCTGTTCGCCGTGGAAAGTCATCCGAAAACACTTGTTGCCGAATGTTATGTCGACGATTATTGTCCAAGGAACCTTAATCTTTGCCAGCATGATTGTCGTGGAATCGGCTTTAAGCTACTTAGGTTTTGGAGTTCCCCAAACGACGCCAAGCTGGGGCAATATGCTGTCTTCTGCCAATGAGCCGGATGTTTTGCAAGGCAAACCATGGATTTGGATGCCGCCAGCTTTAGTTATTACCCTGACAATCCTTTCCATCAACTTTATTGGTGAAGGTTTGAAAGACGCCTTAAATCCAAAATCATTGCGTTAA
- the opp4B gene encoding oligopeptide ABC transporter permease, with translation MLKYTFRRLLGMIPMLILISIVVFSLAKLMPGDSLSGEIDPLNTNPEYIAEMREKLGYNDPLPVQYFNWVTDFVQGDFGKSTRFKVPVADVIMEKIPNTLFLGVMALLITYILAFIMGMYSGRNPYTIGDNAIAGINYVMLAIPSFVAAVFAIYFFSFHLNWFPFGGSVDILIEDGTLEYWLSRLHHVLLPAIVLGAMSTASYTQFLRNDIIENSRKDFVRTARAKGTPMKKIYNVHILRNSIIPLVTFLGFDFAALIGGAIITETIFTYPGIGQLFLDSVTNQDYPTLMALTMLLSFLTLAGNLIADILYGIVDPRIRLD, from the coding sequence ATGCTGAAATACACATTTAGAAGATTGCTTGGAATGATTCCTATGCTCATCCTTATTTCAATTGTTGTTTTTTCCCTTGCCAAGCTAATGCCAGGCGATTCATTGAGCGGTGAAATCGATCCACTTAATACGAATCCTGAGTATATTGCAGAGATGAGAGAAAAACTGGGCTATAACGATCCGTTACCGGTGCAGTATTTTAATTGGGTTACGGATTTTGTGCAAGGGGACTTCGGCAAATCGACGCGTTTTAAAGTGCCGGTTGCAGATGTCATCATGGAAAAAATTCCAAACACCCTCTTTCTTGGTGTAATGGCGCTATTGATCACATATATCCTGGCTTTTATCATGGGTATGTATTCCGGACGGAATCCGTACACCATTGGTGATAACGCCATCGCAGGCATCAATTATGTGATGCTGGCAATTCCTTCGTTTGTAGCAGCTGTATTTGCGATTTACTTTTTCTCATTCCATTTAAACTGGTTCCCGTTCGGGGGATCTGTAGATATTTTGATTGAAGACGGCACCCTTGAATACTGGCTCAGCCGGCTGCATCATGTCCTGCTGCCAGCCATTGTACTTGGGGCGATGAGCACGGCCTCTTATACGCAGTTTCTCCGCAATGACATCATTGAAAACTCGCGGAAAGATTTCGTGCGGACAGCCCGGGCAAAAGGTACGCCGATGAAGAAAATTTACAACGTCCATATTTTACGGAATTCAATCATTCCACTGGTGACGTTCCTGGGCTTTGATTTTGCTGCATTGATTGGGGGAGCTATTATTACAGAAACCATTTTCACCTATCCGGGAATCGGCCAATTGTTCCTCGATTCGGTAACGAACCAGGATTATCCGACTTTGATGGCATTAACGATGCTCTTGTCATTTTTAACATTAGCAGGAAATTTAATAGCAGACATACTTTATGGGATCGTGGATCCACGAATCCGTTTGGATTAG